GATTTAATTATTCCATTTTGTAAGAGGTTGATTACTCTTCCCCCCTCTTCCATGTTCCTTGCAATTCTGTTGTTTTGCCAGCAAAGAATTCCATCGGCTTCGCCAGCTTCAATTTTCTCTATCATTTTATTAAAGACTGGCCTGTTGTTTGCTGTTTTAGCCGATTTGGATTCCTCTAATATCTCTACTATTTTTAAGTTGTTCTTAGATGCAAGTTGCTTGAGCTTTTCAATTTGATCATCAATAGATTGCACTTGCTTATCTTCACCCTCAGTAGATTTTCTAGCATAGAGAATGTATCTAATTTTTTGATTGTTTTCTAACATCTTCTTTCACCACAAACCAAGTCTTGCCTCTTTTTATCCCATTCAATGTTTTATTTAAAATGCGAGCCTTAAGTGTGTCTGCTTTTGCAAGTCCAAGCCTTTCAGCTTCCTTAAGAGTAATCAACTCCTTCCCATCTTTTGTGTACATATTTTCATCATCCATTATTCTCACACAAGTTTCATTCCCATTGTTCCCGATACAGTAAAATGGCCTAGCCTACTGTTCATGAGATTTTGTAGGACAGGCCAGTCGGCCTATTCCTAGAGCTTTTGCTATAGCTAAGCTCCTTTCTTAATCTTTCAATATTACTAGCCATAGCTGATTTTGTCTTTTCACATTTCTCAAGAAATTTCTTATATCTCTTGGTAAATTCCCCTTTGTAGAAAAACCGCTTTATGCTATTCCATTCTTCCATTAGTTGAAATGCTGGCATGTAGTTGCCATATTTTTTATTATGTCCGCTTAATTTACAAGATTTGTATGTGAGATTATGGCAATATCTACAAGCAAAGTAATTACTGTGGGATGCCTTATACAGCACACCAAAGCGATTTTTGCATAAAGGGCAAACAAACCAATATCTTTTACCACCATAATTGCATTTAGTAGTTGTTAAAGGGATTTCATACATAATGTCTGAGTTTGGGTAAATAATATAAAAAGCAGATTTATCTCCTAACAGCACACAAAATCCAATGGTGAGCTTGAAGCCCATGAGAGATGACCAAGTAATTGTGCCTATGCTTGCATGACTGATTGTGTTTTTGTCCAAGCCAAAGAGGGAGAGCTTCAAGCAACTTTCTGTTTCTAGTTTGGGATATGGGTGTATTTTTGTATTATTGAATTGCATTTATCTTTCCAGGAGAGTGCTAAAGCAATGGTCTAAGCATGAAAAATGCCTGAATCATTAGGGATCAGTTGGTGTTTCATCTTTTAATAGCTCTTGATTCTTTATAACTTTTACTTTGAAAAATCTCTTTTCTTTAAAGGTTTGAGAAAGTTTTAAATATTTTGCATTAGCATTGTTTAAAACATTAAACTTTGTTTCTCCTTTATCCCAGCTAATTGGAAGCCCTTTAAAGGGGATATTAATATAATATTCTTCATCAGCTTCAATAATTGGCATAAGTGCTTTGGAAAAGCTAATACATCTATCTTTAAATGATATAGCTCTAATATAATATTGAGATTTCATAATATTTCTACTCTATCCATTTCTTTAACTCTCTTACTTTTTCCCATTTAAACCTTTCAAGGGGATCAGTTGGCGGCTCATCATCATCTTGGTACTCATTTTCCAACTTGGTAGTAGGGGTGGAGTAACAAGATGATGAACTATCCTGTGCAGGATTTGAGGCGAGATTCTCCTTGGTACTCCTTGCTTCTTCTTGGGGTGGTGGTGAATTTGTTTTTTCATTTGAAGATTCTGTATCAGCAATTGAATTTAATCCCGCCCCTTTTAAATCCCATGCTACACAGCGATATTGAGCCTTTTTGGCTTGTTTCTTATCAAACATTTCATCATCCTTTGGAACTTGAGTAATCATATTACTTGCCAGCAATTCTTTAATTAGTTGCCTTGTCCTTTTATCTTTCAATCCCCATTTTTTCATAGCGTCATCTACAGTAAAAATATTGTCATCTCCAGAGAATTGATAAATTTGATTCCATTTATTTTGTAAATCCTTTGAAATATCACTTGCATTAGCATCAAAATAATCTTTGAAATATTTGATTACAAGATCATAATGATCTACTAATAAATTTATGCTTATCCCTGCGGTGGGTGAGGAATAACAAGAAGAATTAGCCGTCAATTCTTGTGGATTCTCAGAGATTTGCTTGGTACTCCTACCCGATTGCCAAGCAGTACCAAGTTGGTACTGATATAGATACCCAACAATCCTTAATAGTTTTAAAAACTTCTTAACATCTCTACTTGCTTCTGGGTTTCGACTGTGGAAAGTTATTTCTTTGTTGAAAGGGATTTTAATATTTTTATATTTAATTGGCTCAAGAAGTTCAACAGCTTTTCTATGTTTGGCAATTAAAAACTTTCTTTCTTCTTCATCCATTTCTTCACAAGCAAGAACTTGATTAACAATATTTCTAACATGATCAGGGCTATCATCAGTATTAAAAATTAAAAGCCTGTTTTCATTTTCCTCATGTAGCTTTGATTGAGTTGTTGTAGAGATATAAACAATTGGCCCTTTTACTTTTAACTTCTTTAATTTCTTTGTCAGGTCTTTCTCATTTGAATCAACAATCATTCTAGTAACTTCATCATCTTCAACTAATTGCCGCCAAGCACTAGCAATTTCCCAAAACTTATCATCAGGCGGCCTTTCTTCTGTTATTATAATTATTTTGTGAGAAATGTCTGTCCAGTAATTAAGTGCTTGCTCACTTTGAGAAGTAACAGAATGGACTACTCCATCTGGCATTAGGTTTGTTACAGTTTTTACAAGTTTAGTTTTACCTGAACTACTTGCCCCTTTAAGAATCACTCCGAGACAGCTTTCTTGTTTGTAACTTATGCAAGCAAGATAAAGCCTGACAAGGTTATCTTTCTCACCTACAATTCCTAACTTACTAAAGTCCTCAAGCAATTCATCAATCATGTTTGGATTTCTCAAATAACTCCAAGCGGCTTCATTCACTCTTTTATTAAATGATCTAGTTTTGGTGAGTAAGTCATATAAAGTTTGAAAGGTGTTATCTTTCAGCCAATCTCTTAATTCTTGTTGATCTAAAACAATCCCATTAGCATCAGGATATTCTTGTTGTATTAATTCCATTTCATCTTTGCCAGCTTGATCACTGTCAAACAATAAATAAACATCATCAAACAATCCAAAATTGAAACTTGGTGAATTGATTTTGTGTGTGCTATTTACTCCATGCACACTAATAACTACATAAAACTCTTTTCTAAATTCATCAGTTGCAACACAATCAAGAGCCCAAAGATTAGTAAAGCCTTCAAGTAATAATAATTTCTTTTGCCCGCAAGGCGGATCAAGTTCCAGATACTGTGGGTTAATAATTTCTTCTGAGTTTATATCCCATCTATCACCTCTATCATCAAGAGCTTTTAATTTCCATCTCTTGCCGATTTGAATTGCAAGAGCTTCATTTTCCTCACAATATTTAATTGGATATTTTTTAATAATATATTCTGGTTTTGTAATATTTTTCTTTTCAAACCATTCAGCAATTGCCCCTCTCTTTAAATCAGCATCAACAAGCCTAAGTGGTTTAACTGTCCATGTCTTTTCTTTTTTATATTGCTTTTTTATTTTGATGTGAAATAGATCAGCAATTTCTTGTATAGCTGTTTTAAACGGAACACCTTTCATCTCTTTCCAAAACTCAATAGGATCACCTCTGCGGCCACAAGCAAAACAGTTATAAACTCCATCTGCGGTACGGATAGAGAGACTTGGATTATTGTCCTCATGGCCAGGCAATATGCACTTAAAAGAAGTGTTTGAGTTTCTTAGCTCTAGCCCAAAGTACTTATAAAAAGCGTGAACATCTAGCCTACCAAGTAAATCTTGGCCGTCTGTGTTTGCCATATTTTTTACTCCTTTGAATTAATTTTCATTTTTACTTTCCCCAACCCCTTGCAAATCTTGCCCACTGCTACTTTTCAAGATGATTGCTGTGATCTGCACAAGTTTTGAAAGCTCATTCCTGGCGACTTCTCGCGTAACACTTTTTCCTCTCGCTTGTAGTAGCCCTAGATAGTTATCAATGTCTGTTTCTGAAAGATGCATATCATTGTCCTGTAAAAATTCTGGTTTTTAATAATTTCAATTGATCAAAAAAAGTCCGTGGATTAACTTCCAACGTATCTGAAAAATATGCGTTAATTACTTTTGCTAGGTTTTCACTCTCGCAAAATGAAAACTGGACTTTTTTAGGATTTGATTTGTTTATCTCTTGAGGCTGAAATCCAAAATAAATAAGAGTAGAAACTATTGGTAAATCGGTAGTTATAAAATTTTTTGCTTTAATATTATTTTCCATGTCAATTTTCTTTTTGGAGTTAATTTTGTCATTGGAAAGTTCATAAGTAGTTCAAATTTGAACTTTTAGAGAACTCTTTGTAAATTAGAAATAAGACTATAAAACAAGCAAAAGCCTACAAATACCATGGTTTAAACACCACACAATAACATCTAACTTTATTATAGAAATTTTGAACTTTTTTTGAACTCAATTTTCTGAAGTTAATCTTCTGACATTAAGATAGATTTATTTTTGAATGTCCAAGTCTTATTGTTGCAGTGTATGAATTTTTCTTTTTTATCAGTACCAGCGGTTTCAGTTAATATTTTATTTAGCCGTGAGCATAATTTATATGCTATTTTTTTATCTTTGCCCTTTGTCTTAGCTACACCCTTTATCTCTTTTTCTTGAACTGCTTTATCATATTTACTTATAAAATATCCGTGTAATCTTTTAAGTTGTGGAGTGAGTTTTACAACTGAACTCTGAGACGCTATTAATCCATCTTTATAGGCTGTCAAGTTACCAATCCTATATGCTTCTTTTAGCTGTTTAGAGGTCTCATAATCTTGCACTTCGCGACATATTAATCTCTCACTCAACTCTATAGAATGTTTTGTCCCAGTAGCAGTAACTTCTTTTTTATATTTCATAGTAATATGTTTTATGTAGTGTTAATTTTATTTTTACATTAATAATACCAGTAATTTTTCAACTAATCGCCCAACACTCAATTATTAGATTCCATAGGCTTTTTGTTATTGCCCCGAGCATCAAGCAATAATAAAGCATTTGTCAAAACAATGCACATGGTCTAAGAAGAACTTTTGCAACAGTAGCGGCTAACGCTGGCAAACCACTAAATATTATTTCACTTGCTTTAGGACATGCTGATTTAAAGACTACGCAGGGGTATTTGATGACAACTCAAGATGAAGTAATTAAAGAGATGCAGGGGTGGTAAATAAGAACTTATAGATTTTCAATTTAGTGGAATTGGTAGTGCCTGAAAGATTGGAGAAGACTACTGAGAAAAATATAACTCACTATATGTTTTTATTTTATATTAAGTGCTTGAGCTACCCCTGATTGGTAATTTTAGTATGCAGATAAAGATAAGCATGATTACCATTTTTTGTAATGTCAAATATTCTTGGTGCTTCAGAACCTACTAATCTACCACCTGTTTCAAAATTACCATGAACAGTGCCAACTTGAGGTGTTATTTTTAATTTAGTTGTATCACCTTCTTTTCCTGAATATCTTGCTTCAT
The sequence above is drawn from the Candidatus Melainabacteria bacterium genome and encodes:
- a CDS encoding tyrosine-type recombinase/integrase produces the protein MCQNNAHGLRRTFATVAANAGKPLNIISLALGHADLKTTQGYLMTTQDEVIKEMQGW